From Lolium perenne isolate Kyuss_39 chromosome 5, Kyuss_2.0, whole genome shotgun sequence, a single genomic window includes:
- the LOC127303936 gene encoding protein FAR1-RELATED SEQUENCE 5-like, whose protein sequence is MDPKCSTGALDLNEPAIEVDKVIEDVSLFNDLQIEVTGSIQRTLSNPDVTKSSEHSKHVSGSNTGASVDTNPETGETLSTDDSGGDEDEGEVQSTPCSQTEVETPFKGKIYDSWEDAKMQYNRYAKKIGFSIKCSTSKVSKIDDQRDKQLFVCNKSGKNEDINKLEAPPVRQRNRSITKKTECKARLRIKRRGTKWYVTYFIEEHNHNLVKKFSLKKYLRSHKGIPKEEKDFVQLLHKVNLSAGRVMRIMGEVYGGLANVPYDSKDVSNFMAKIDEEHTHKDMSLLLAHFARIKKEDPDFYFNIHTDHADKVDRIFWVDGPAIAAYKNYSDCLSFDSTYMTNMYNMPFAPFIGINRYCQTIQLGCGFLKNENIESFVWLFQEFLEAMGGLQPDNFITDQDAAMRSAVLVSFPNCCHRNCRWHIMQNAQAVLGNFLSKHEELRTELNEIIDYSMSVEEFETRWAQMITKHNVVDNPHIYDLYHIRATFVPAYFKERFFPFLQTTARSEGFNAVLKTYMDPHNNLHHFFLQYMKLQEKIDVAEDAVEFKDEDKTLRAWGDFPVEEQALQVYTRPIYLRFRAELRKVTSYNVQHVGHGTYDVSPIKKYVYGYGSRSYKVEANLEAENYNCECCKFSRDGLLCCHIFRVMMQLGNIDRIPEKYILKRWRIPEEIIVEEKLELPKVPVDRKMSNKERQQLRYGTMCNDFTKVAKIASTSDKGKALADKYMQALEKELLDMKASESAKRKKRKNATTAQDAEGANDGGLDSFPQFAHVEDPVYVPKQGRPAEKRKQSGLHLKSSKVVKCSICGSNQHTAAMCKDKITPSPEPKEFDFFREMV, encoded by the coding sequence ATGGATCCAAAATGTTCTACAGGAGCACTAGATCTAAATGAACCAGCAATTGAAGTTGACAAGGTAATCGAAGATGTCAGTTTGTTCAATGATTTGCAAATAGAAGTAACAGGCAGCATACAAAGGACCTTGAGCAATCCAGATGTGACCAAAAGCTCAGAACATAGCAAGCATGTGAGTGGAAGCAACACTGGTGCTTCTGTTGACACAAACCCGGAAACTGGTGAAACACTGTCAACTGATGATTCCGGCGGTGATGAAGATGAGGGTGAAGTCCAGTCAACGCCATGCAGCCAAACTGAAGTCGAAACCCCTTTCAAAGGGAAGATCTATGATTCATGGGAGGATGCGAAGATGCAGTACAACCGATATGCTAAGAAGATTGGTTTTTCCATCAAATGCAGTACATCCAAGGTTTCGAAAATTGATGATCAAAGAGACAAACAGCTATTTGTTTGCAACAAGAGTGGAAAAAATGAAGACATCAACAAGTTGGAAGCACCACCTGTTAGGCAAAGGAACAGAAGCATCACCAAGAAAACTGAATGCAAAGCAAGATTGAGGATTAAAAGGAGAGGAACAAAGTGGTATGTCACATACTTCATCGAAGAACACAATCACAATTTGGTGAAGAAGTTTTCCTTGAAAAAGTATTTGAGATCTCATAAAGGTATACCTAAGGAAGAGAAGGATTTTGTTCAGCTATTGCATAAGGTGAATCTATCTGCTGGCAGGGTAATGAGGATTATGGGAGAGGTCTATGGCGGTCTCGCAAATGTACCCTATGACAGTAAGGATGTGAGCAATTTCATGGCTAAAATTGATGAAGAACACACGCACAAAGATATGTCCCTGTTGCTAGCTCACTTTGCAAGGATAAAAAAAGAAGACCCAGATTTCTATTTCAACATACATACAGATCATGCGGACAAAGTGGACCGCATATTCTGGGTAGATGGGCCAGCGATTGCTGCTTACAAGAATTACAGTGATTGCCTCTCATTCGACAGCACCTACATGACCAACATGTACAATATGCCTTTCGCACCATTCATTGGAATCAATAGGTATTGTCAAACAATCCAGCTGGGATGTGGGTTCCTAAAGAATGAGAACATCGAGAGTTTTGTCTGGTTGTTTCAGGAGTTTCTTGAGGCTATGGGTGGTCTGCAGCCAGATAACTTCATAACTGATCAAGATGCTGCAATGAGAAGTGCAGTTCTCGTCTCATTTCCAAATTGCTGCCACAGAAATTGTAGGTGGCACATTATGCAAAATGCGCAGGCCGTTTTGGGCAACTTCTTGTCAAAACATGAGGAGTTAAGGACAGAGTTGAACGAGATAATTGATTACAGCATGTCGGTTGAAGAGTTCGAAACTAGGTGGGCACAAATGATTACCAAACACAATGTAGTGGACAACCCCCATATCTATGATCTATATCATATTAGAGCCACTTTTGTGCCAGCCTACTTCAAAGAAAGGTTCTTTCCGTTCCTACAGACTACTGCTCGTAGTGAGGGGTTCAACGCTGTTTTGAAAACTTACATGGACCCGCACAACAATTTGCATCATTTCTTCCTTCAGTACATGAAGTTGCAAGAAAAGATTGATGTAGCGGAGGATGCAGTTGAATTCAAGGATGAAGACAAGACTCTTAGGGCGTGGGGAGATTTTCCAGTTGAAGAGCAAGCCTTGCAGGTGTATACACGGCCCATTTACTTGCGCTTTCGTGCGGAGCTTCGTAAAGTGACATCTTATAATGTACAGCATGTTGGTCATGGAACGTATGATGTTAGCCCTATCAAGAAATATGTTTATGGCTATGGCAGTAGAAGCTACAAGGTAGAGGCTAATTTGGAAGCTGAAAACTACAACTGCGAGTGCTGCAAATTCAGCAGGGATGGGTTGTTGTGCTGCCATATTTTTAGAGTCATGATGCAATTGGGTAACATTGACAGAATTCCAGAGAAGTACATCCTCAAGAGGTGGAGAATTCCAGAAGAAATTATTGTGGAGGAGAAATTGGAATTGCCAAAGGTACCAGTAGACAGAAAAATGAGTAACAAAGAAAGGCAGCAGCTACGTTATGGAACTATGTGCAATGATTTCACTAAAGTAGCCAAAATTGCATCAACATCTGATAAAGGGAAGGCGCTAGCAGATAAATACATGCAAGCTTTAGAGAAAGAATTGTTAGACATGAAAGCTTCGGAGTCTGCTAAACGTAAGAAAAGAAAAAATGCTACTACTGCTCAAGATGCAGAAGGGGCAAATGATGGTGGGCTTGATAGTTTTCCGCAGTTTGCTCATGTTGAGGATCCAGTATATGTTCCAAAGCAAGGTCGTCCAGCAGAGAAAAGAAAACAGTCTGGTTTGCATTTGAAATCATCCAAAGTTGTCAAATGCAGCATTTGTGGGTCTAATCAACACACTGCGGCTATGTGCAAAGATAAGATAACACCATCACCAGAGCCCAAAGAATTTGACTTCTTCCGTGAAATGGTGTAA